Proteins encoded by one window of Anopheles maculipalpis chromosome 2RL, idAnoMacuDA_375_x, whole genome shotgun sequence:
- the LOC126559350 gene encoding protein UXT homolog, whose translation MTAQRMSTENVERFINEQLKEDLRVYEKRLKELNAEMLEYVQLKHMIETILTQENRSEFKTQVNVGGNMFIKARAENVDHILVDVGLKVYVEFKIEEAIRYVEMKIKVLTKEADIVREKSIETRANIKLALLVIGDAQQLHKTQDDR comes from the coding sequence ATGACAGCACAGCGGATGTCCACTGAAAACGTGGAACGTTTCATCAATGAGCAGTTGAAGGAAGATCTGCGGGTATATGAAAAGCGGCTGAAGGAGTTGAATGCGGAAATGCTGGAATATGTGCAGTTAAAGCACATGATTGAAACTATCCTAACGCAAGAGAATCGCAGTGAATTTAAGACGCAAGTTAATGTGGGCGGCAACATGTTCATCAAGGCTCGAGCGGAAAACGTCGATCACATATTGGTAGACGTTGGGCTGAAGGTGTACGTAGAGTTTAAAATCGAGGAAGCCATACGCTATGTGGAAATGAAGATTAAAGTGCTAACGAAGGAGGCAGATATTGTGCGTGAAAAGAGTATTGAGACAAGGGCCAATATTAAGCTGGCACTTCTTGTGATAGGAGATGCACAGCAGCTTCACAAAACGCAGGATGACCGATAG
- the LOC126556726 gene encoding zinc finger FYVE domain-containing protein 9 — MDLVDIDKVLDDLELNEDDGTSTATRASDTKSSVRESGVSVNGTAKEQAAVGPATVSQEKLKFKANVVNVSTVFSSLNEYVNAGGTELGGAKHTSLQESHDLGIPSDRKPLLTPPSNSSISSDVKTSSAAATSSSVPTSPQHVVSSPTTSPDSSASSVSCCSSRVASSSASSSAHSSSRSSSSSASSSASSSDAEDADNRKAKDERGALGHVHEKLPEELSSLSADDYVLDTSSMTTLATTNEGAARKGATTADAQDTSAFSYKNSLYSDTLSNDVINLEGISSISSIVAVDLTKSAREANGLVEGAPVAKDEIETTAQDDLERPVKAPEADDARKPVVGFESTMDDVSDTELESYLQELEEFDFRSVNVESTVPPKPDTESVTLPDTTVETQPEVERVPAVLESGAPIVKDRADENSIDSRSDDEISPSSSRGDNEDDLISQASTLEFNDLAMGATAAVAATTPLPQTVGAPAVEPLEGAMAMVSELDIPIPADTQVSEDFQLDEDGSEIKFIDCTETESERRLMDSPEDEINRMSLSHPERPTSLELGNGVVSEGSGLVEGNIPASPGHTPPSSRAIVPDQGLTLSSTSSDDFAASIEGRTAPHGGVVEDGSRLAIADPIQSPIAAPITVAPLLSPAQAQLGKIQPFWVPDNSTKFCMQCNQKFSVIKRRHHCRACGQVLCSSCCCLKAKLEYLGDQEARVCIECDVILSIQQQQAMEEDQHHQLAGSMVTDGRSLISAGLSSNQQRQPNPNNPMEYCSVIPPLQQAAASTQPLSPISVMVPVGVLKRAGAPRNMRKDKNVIFSDGIRPGCDLTELDQNWDAVPTRTSPPRSRKPRVQTPPGADDADASAVPRAGAQLTCFIPAEENKLPPVLKRISPTESKLVEIENDASLLEGLREVTLTFAIQKNFHVLVTVVELACCINRTVINFTTRGLHYVGQDEIIILLVLGDSRVLPKDIFTHLNEIYCEANRGHKITELGFSPARSNNFLGSKNHGGFLYVRPTYQCMKAVITPEAPYLIGILIHRWEVPWAKILPLRLMLRLGALYQYYPCPHVSERERESVYVEIAQTIVNLLADFRHFSYTIPSVRGMVIHLEDHKTSILIPRNRYEQMVKVVDGSSEQLMAVGGNFSKQADGHLVCIQNTESGCPEATQYTTQAIDIESQPRKVTGASFLVLDGSLKPNSGLTGRCTILEDGLRVLIPPVKLQLVKEALKAMKDYQIVCGPTEGDDSQKELVSIEWTANDLNFNIGVTSPIDRKAFDGVPSIRVHRGTDYFNSNHIIRWTEVFILKGDEESNHPGDPINMSKVSETVAKTACKALIEYLDLLASNGHTKLALRITSNHGQFSYVAGSGGNKLAPLYSNALGQAVMELLERQATALHLDQHDIVFELIFHILDK; from the exons ATGGATTTAGTGGACATTGACAAAGTGTTGGATGATCTAGAGCTAAATGAAGATGATGGCACCAGTACTGCTACGCGAGCGTCGG ACACAAAGTCGAGCGTTCGTGAGTCTGGCGTTTCAGTGAATGGCACCGCGAAGGAGCAGGCAGCAGTCGGGCCGGCTACCGTTTCCCAGGAAAAGTTGAAATTTAAGGCCAACGTAGTTAATGTGTCAACAGTGTTTTCTAGCCTGAACGAATACGTGAACGCCGGCGGTACGGAACTGGGTGGTGCAAAGCATACAAGCCTACAGGAGTCTCACGATCTGGGCATACCAAGCGATAGAAAGCCGCTGCTAACGCCTCCTTCGAACTCTTCAATTTCATCCGATGTGAAAACATCCTCGGCCGCAGCAACGTCATCCTCTGTTCCAACGTCTCCGCAGCATGTTGTGTCCTCCCCCACGACATCACCCGACTCTTCAGCGTCGTCGGTGTCCTGTTGTTCGTCAAGAGTAGCCTCATCTTCGGCATCTTCTTCCGCACATTCCTCTTCGCGGTCATCGTCCTCATCAGCGTCCTCATCCGCGTCCAGCAGCGATGCTGAAGACGCTGACAATCGCAAAGCGAAAGATGAACGTGGTGCTCTTGGTCACGTGCACGAAAAACTTCCCGAGGAATTATCGTCACTTAGCGCCGATGATTACGTACTGGATACGTCCTCAATGACCACGCTGGCCACCACAAACGAAGGAGCTGCACGGAAGGGAGCGACCACCGCCGATGCACAGGACACATCGGCCTTTTCGTACAAGAATAGCCTGTACTCGGATACGCTGAGCAATGATGTGATAAATCTGGAAGGAATCTCTTCCATCTCCTCCATTGTGGCGGTCGACCTGACAAAAAGTGCCAGGGAGGCAAATGGTTTGGTGGAAGGAGCGCCGGTAGCGAAGGACGAGATAGAAACGACAGCACAGGACGATTTGGAACGGCCCGTCAAGGCACCGGAAGCGGATGATGCCCGCAAACCGGTGGTCGGATTCGAATCAACAATGGACGATGTATCCGACACGGAGCTCGAAAGCTACTTGCAGGAGTTGGAAGAGTTTGACTTCCGTAGCGTGAACGTTGAATCGACTGTGCCACCGAAGCCGGACACGGAATCGGTTACGCTGCCGGACACTACGGTAGAAACACAACCGGAAGTTGAACGTGTCCCTGCGGTGTTGGAAAGCGGTGCGCCGATCGTGAAGGATCGTGCCGATGAAAACAGTATCGACAGTCGTAGCGACGATGAAATAAGTCCAAGCTCATCCCGGGGTGACAATGAGGACGATTTGATATCGCAAGCTTCTACGCTGGAATTTAACGATTTGGCAATGGGAGCGACGGCGGCTGTGGCGGCCACAACGCCTCTTCCTCAGACTGTCGGCGCTCCAGCAGTGGAACCACTGGAAGGAGCAATGGCAATGGTTTCCGAACTTGACATTCCCATTCCGGCCGATACGCAAGTTTCGGAAGATTTCCAGCTTGACGAGGATGGAAGCGAGATCAAGTTCATCGACTGCACAGAGACGGAATCGGAACGTCGGTTGATGGATTCACCGGAAGATGAAATCAACCGGATGAGCCTATCGCATCCCGAACGACCAACGTCTCTAGAGTTGGGGAATGGAGTAGTGAGTGAAGGAAGTGGCTTGGTGGAAGGTAACATTCCCGCCTCACCAGGCCATACACCTCCCTCATCGCGTGCTATTGTTCCGGATCAAGGTCTCACGTTATCTTCTACCAGTTCGGATGATTTTGCTGCCTCGATTGAAGGTAGAACAGCGCCGCACGGTGGAGTGGTGGAGGATGGCTCACGTTTGGCTATTGCCGACCCGATACAATCACCTATCGCCGCTCCAATAACAGTCGCACCACTGCTGAGCCCAGCACAGGCACAACTCGGCAAGATACAACCATTCTGGGTGCCGGACAATTCAACCAAATTCTGCATGCAATGTAACCAAAAGTTTTCCGTCATCAAAAGACGCCACCATTGCCGGGCTTGCGGTCAGGTGCTCTGTTCGTCCTGTTGCTGTTTGAAGGCAAAGTTGGAGTATTTGGGTGACCAAGAGGCACGCGTCTGCATCGAGTGTGATGTGATACTGAgcattcagcagcagcaagcgatGGAAGAGGATCAGCATCACCAGCTGGCAGGTTCAATGGTAACCGATGGGAGAAGTTTAATCTCAGCCGGGCTGAGCAGTAATCAGCAACGACAGCCGAATCCAAATAATCCGATGGAATACTGCTCGGTGATTCCACCACTGCAGCAGGCCGCCGCTAGCACTCAGCCTCTGTCGCCAATCTCGGTTATGGTGCCGGTGGGTGTGCTAAAGCGTGCCGGGGCTCCACGGAACATGCGCAAAGACAAAAACGTTATCTTTAGCGATGGTATACGGCCCGGGTGCGATCTGACCGAACTTGATCAGAACTGGGATGCGGTACCGACACGCACGTCTCCTCCGCGGTCTCGCAAACCACGCGTCCAAACACCGCCCGGTGCGGATGATGCCGATGCCAGTGCAGTTCCCCGTGCCGGTGCACAGCTAACTTGCTTCATTCcagcggaagaaaacaaattgccGCCCGTGCTGAAACGGATCAGTCCAACCGAAAGCAAGCTGGTTGAGATCGAAAATGATGCATCGCTGCTGGAAGGATTGCGCGAGGTAACGCTCACGTTTGCGATACAGAAAAACTTCCACGTGCTAGTGACGGTGGTGGAGTTGGCATGCTGCATTAATCGGACTGTGATCAATTTCACCACCCGTGGACTACATTATGTGGGTCAGGACGAGATTATCATACTGCTCGTACTGGGTGATTCGCGAGTACTTCCGAAAGACATCTTTACGCATCTGAACGAAATCTATTGCGAGGCGAACCGGGGACACAAAATTACGGAGCTTGGATTTTCTCCTGCCCGATCGAACAACTTCCTTGGCTCCAAGAACCATGGCGGATTTCTGTACGTACGCCCGACGTACCAGTGCATGAAAGCGGTCATTACGCCCGAAGCACCGTACTTGATCGGTATTTTAATTCACCGCTGGGAGGTACCGTGGGCAAAGATACTTCCGCTGCGTTTGATGCTACGCCTCGGAGCACTCTACCAATACTATCCCTGTCCGCACGTGAGCGAACGAGAGCGCGAATCGGTGTACGTGGAAATAGCCCAAACGATCGTGAATCTGTTGGCAGATTTTCGACACTTTAGCTACACCATTCCGAGTGTGCGCGGGATGGTAATCCATCTGGAGGACCACAAAACGAGCATACTGATACCGCGCAATCGGTACGAGCAGATGGTGAAGGTGGTGGACGGTTCAAGCGAGCAACTGATGGCTGTGGGTGGCAACTTTAGCAAGCAGGCCGATGGACACTTGGTATGCATACAGAACACGGAATCTGGGTGTCCGGAAGCGACTCAGTATACGACACAAGCGATCGATATCGAGAGTCAACCGCGTAAGGTAACTGGAGCAAGTTTCCTGGTGCTCGATGGATCACTCAAGCCCAATTCCGGTCTGACTGGAAGGTGTACCATCCTGGAGGATGGTCTGAGGGTGCTAATACCGCCGGTAAAGCTGCAGCTCGTGAAAGAAGCGCTAAAAGCGATGAAAGACTATCAAATCGTATGCGGTCCAACCGAGGGAGACGACAGCCAGAAGGAGCTGGTTTCGATCGAGTGGACGGCAAACGATTTGAACTTTAACATTGGCGTTACTTCGCCGATCGATCGCAAAGCGTTTGACGGTGTACCGAGCATTCGGGTGCACCGCGGAACGGATTACTTCAACTCGAATCACATCATCCGCTGGACGGAAGTCTTTATTCTGAAG GGAGACGAAGAATCTAATCATCCCGGTGATCCGATCAATATGTCGAAGGTTTCGGAAACGGTCGCAAAAACGGCTTGCAAGGCACTGATCGAGTATCTGGACCTGCTGGCATCCAACGGTCATACCAAACTTGCCCTTCGGATTACATCCAACCATGGACAG TTTTCGTATGTCGCGGGCAGTGGTGGCAACAAGCTAGCACCACTGTACTCGAATGCGCTCGGCCAGGCAGTGATGGAGTTGCTGGAGAGACAGGCTACAGCGCTGCATCTCGATCAGCATGATATTGTATTTGAACTGATATTCCACATTCTTGACAAGTAA